A single genomic interval of Labrus mixtus chromosome 6, fLabMix1.1, whole genome shotgun sequence harbors:
- the chrna1 gene encoding acetylcholine receptor subunit alpha, producing the protein MNLSKVQVLLVWILSVFAGPVHCSEDETNLVKKLFTGYNKVVRPVDHFKEAVVVTVGLQLIQLISVDEVNQIVTSNVRLRQQWTDVNLKWNPDDYGGIRKIRVPSSDIWRPDLVLYNNADGDFAIIHETKVLLEHTGLITWNPPAIFKSYCEIIVLHFPFDLQNCSMKLGTWTYDGLLVVINPDSDRPDLSNFMESGEWVLKDYRSWKHWVYYTCCPDTPYLDITYHFLMLRLPLYFIVNVIIPCMLFSFLTALVFYLPTDSGEKMTLSISVLLSLTVFLLVIVELIPSTSSAVPLIGKYMLFTMVFVIASIIITVIVINTHHRSPSTHTMPPWIRKVFIETIPNMMFFSTMKRPSQEIRQKRSFPTDMDISDISGNPTPTSVTYQSPIAKNPDVRSAIEGVKYIAETMKSDEESNNAAEEWKFVAMVLDHILLCVFMAVCIIGTLAVFAGRLIELNTL; encoded by the exons GTCCAGTGCACTGCTCAGAAGATGAGACTAATCTGGTGAAGAAACTGTTCACTGGTTACAACAAGGTGGTTCGACCTGTTGACCACTTCAAAGAAGCCGTTGTGGTCACCGTGGGACTGCAGCTGATACAGCTCATCAGTGTG GATGAAGTTAACCAAATTGTGACCAGCAACGTCCGTCTCAGACAG CAATGGACTGATGTGAATCTAAAGTGGAATCCTGACGATTATGGAGGTATCAGAAAGATCCGAGTCCCTTCATCAGACATATGGAGACCTGACCTGGTGCTATACAACAA TGCTGATGGTGATTTCGCCATCATCCATGAAACTAAAGTCCTGCTGGAGCACACTGGGTTGATAACATGGAACCCCCCGGCTATCTTTAAGAGTTACTGCGAGATTATTGTCCTCCATTTCCCATTTGACCTGCAAAACTGTAGCATGAAACTGGGAACCTGGACATATGATGGACTGTTGGTTGTCATTAACCCA gACAGTGACCGGCCTGACCTCAGTAACTTCATGGAGTCGGGGGAATGGGTGTTAAAAGACTACAGGAGCTGGAAACACTGGGTTTACTACACCTGCTGTCCAGACACACCATATCTTGACATTACCTACCATTTCCTCATGCTGCGACTGCCTCTTTATTTCATTGTCAACGTCATCATTCCCTGCATGCTGTTCTCTTTCCTCACTGCACTGGTCTTCTACCTGCCTACTGACTCTG GTGAAAAGATGACTCTGTCCATCTCCGTCCTGCTGTCTCTTACTGTCTTCCTGCTGGTCATTGTGGAGCTGATCCCCTCCACCTCCAGTGCTGTTCCTCTTATAGGGAAATACATGCTCTTCACTATGGTGTTTGTCATCGCCTCCATCATTATCACCGTCATTGTCATCAACACACATCACCGCTCGCCCAGCACACATACCATGCCCCCCTGGATCCGCAAG GTTTTTATTGAAACCATTCCCAACATGATGTTCTTCTCAACAATGAAGCGTCCCAGTCAGGAGATCCGGCAGAAGAGATCGTTCCCCACTGACATGGACATCTCAGACATTTCAG gtaaccccacccccaccagTGTCACCTACCAGTCTCCCATCGCTAAAAACCCTGATGTTCGCAGCGCCATTGAAGGAGTGAAGTACATCGCTGAGACCATGAAGTCAGACGAGGAATCTAACAAT GCCGCAGAGGAGTGGAAGTTTGTCGCCATGGTTTTGGACCACATCCTGCTGTGTGTCTTCATGGCCGTTTGCATCATTGGGACGCTCGCTGTATTTGCTGGGAGACTTATCGAGCTCAACACGCTGTAG